The window TTAACCTGCAGATTATTTTGTGATGTCTTAcataattgttcttttttttaccatttcatGAAAAAATACTGATCTCCATTTTCGAAAAGATGTTCAACGTGATGGTCAACAATCCAAAACcttaaaaaagaggaagaatttGTACctcaaaagaaaacagaaattattAGCTGATTATCAGAGGTGGaaaataactaattacatttactGGAGTTCTgcaattttacttttacttgagtatgtTTTGTTGAAGCTTTTTATTgaaatcacatccgttactgagtaaaacAATGTTTAAACAAAAAAGGTCAAGAAGCATTCATTAGTATGATTCAATAACTTAACATTCATTAACTATTGCAACCTATAACAACCTGGCAGCTCTCTAGAGatgatctcgctgatggagacacacgcggggtgtgcacggaggggaggggctgtgtgtgtgtgtgtctgagctatgtgagagagacgcgtgagtgacagagagacgcagggagagcagagaaaggaaatgcagcttaacgaatacgatgcgtattttttaattagcgttaaaaaaataattaataacgaaacgcaatatgtggcggccggtgttgaatctgtggcgcaccgccacgaattagtctatgtgtgggaaacactgcacacacacacacacacacacacacacacacacacacacacacacacacacacacacacacacttatagcACCCCTACATATGGCTAAATATTCTGACTGATAGCAGTAAATACATAGATAAGAGTTCAGAGCATTAAGTCAGATCTGCTGGAGTTTATCTGCTTGTCTGtaaacatgtctgtctgtctttctctctctgtgactctcAGAGAAACACTCCCTCATGTACATCTACACCGGCTTCTCCAAACCTGTTGGACTTCCAGGCATCCATGAGTTCACAGCTATGGGTCTGCTGAACGGCAGGATGATCGACTACTATGACAGTGATATCCAGAGAAAAGTTCACAAGCAGGACTGGATGAAAGAGCGACTTCATGCAGACTACTGGGAGAAAGGCACACAGTCCCGTCTGATCAAGCAGCAGTGGTTCAAAGACAACATCGACACCCTGATAAAACGAATGAATCAGACCAACGATGGTAAGATCCATGAAATGTGTCAGACTGGGACTTTTTGATGACTCAGTCATTAACAACTGTAATAGCTTTTATAGATAAATGCTCCAACATAAATgaagctgttttattttcaggAACAAGTGATAACTtctaatgtgtttaaatgaaactgttttaattgtaattatttgCTGCATTTTTCCATGTCCTCAttctttatcatttatttcactgtCACTCCTCTTTAGATCTCCATGTTCTTCAATGGATGGTCGGCTGTGTGGGTGAAACATGGTCTCATGGCACAATTAAGTTTTTCcgtggtgtgtacatgtacaactaTGATGCACGAAACTTCCTGTCCTTTGATGACGCCCGCTCGGTCTGGGTTGCTACCGCTGATATAGCAGTCCCAACAAAGAGAAAGTGGGATCCTGACCAGGACCTAAAAGAAAAGACCAAAGGCTACCTGGAGAAGGAGTGTATCGATTGGTTGGACAAGTTCAAGGTATATGGGAAAAAACAGATGGAAGCTGCCCGTAagtatgacagaaaatcatttctgtatttttatattaattattattagagATAATAGAATTGGCTTttgtaatataattattatttgttaACATATCAAACATGAAATCAGCTGGTCTTGATAACATTGTAATTCAcacaaaatctgctttttttgtttcctgaATTCTAATATTTATTATGGAAAATTAGTTCAGATGTGGCCACATTTCCAATCAACAGACAACAATTCAGATTTTTGAATCCATGATAAatacaataacaaaataacaaaatgaagGCAGAAACACTTCAACTTTGGATCCACTTAAAAAGAAACCGAAGAAATCAAATATTGATTGAATATGTAtctaacacattttaataactgCTGCAGCCTACATggtacattttatatttcacaaGCTGCTTGTTTCAAATACTGGAAGTGCTGAGTCTGAACTATTAAGTTGATTAGATAATTAATAAGATATAAATTAAAGTTTGAGGAGATTTTGACAACTGAAGCTGATTTAACTGTTAATATGTTAAATTACTCACAGCATTAATATTGATTAGTTACAGCTGATAAAAGACAGACAGCATCAACTACAGTAGAAACTATAAATAAGAAGCCTGTTCTCTGTCTGCTCTGAACACTGTTCTTTCATAATAAAGTTAccgttaccgtcctcttccACTTATCCGGGTCGGgttgcgggggcagcagcctaagcagggaagcccagacttccctctccagctcttcccgggggatccggGTCCCGAGCCACCTCATTTGGCTCCTCttgacgcggaggagcagcgggtctactctactttacttgtttttattattggggggggggggggggggggtgttaattgtatgttgtttctgttttatgtaaagcacattgagttgccattgtgtatgaaatgcgctatataaataaaactgccttgccttgccttgccttactccgagctccctccggataactgagcttctcaccctatctctaagggagagcccagccagcctacagaggaagctcatttcggccacTTGTACCCGTGATCtcgttctttcggtcactacccaaagctcatgtccataggtgagggtagggtccggaagtctttttccatggcctcaccgaactcctcccatgtccggatttttgcctcagcgaccgccatagctgcactccgcttggtctgccggtacctgccttgcctccggagtcccacaggccaaaaaggccctataggacgaGGATTGCCGCCacgccacagctccggtcggccgtcttaacaatggaggcacggaacatggcccactcggactcaatgtcccccgcctcccccggtacatggtcgaagctctcccggaggtgggagttgaaactctctctgacaggtgactctgccagacgttcccagcagaccctcacaatgtgtttgggtctgccaggtctgaccggcatcctcccccaccatcgtagccaactcaccaccagatGGTGATCAGTTGatagctccgcccctctcttcacccgagtgtccaagacatgcggccgcaagtccgacgacacgactacaaagtcaatcatggaactgcggcctagggtgtcctggtgccaagtgcacatatggacccccttatgcttgaacatggtgttcgttatggacaatctgtgacgagcacagaagtccaataacagaacactgTTCTGTTATTGATAATAAAGTTCAGTAGTAAATCCAGGTAGTTTGTCAACGTGTAACCAAATACAACCAAATACAGAttggctgaaggctcttgaccccatggtggttaagttggcagatggggcgaagagctggttggcagaggagccAATGAAGCTGCTGCAGGGCAGGGGTGATgggttcaatagagggagttctggttatgatacgagcagctgcgttctgtaccagttggagtttgtgaaGAGATTTCAgaggaagaccaaagaggagagagttacagtagtccagacgggatgtgatcaggatgtttaccaggatagcggtgcaggttggcgAAAGTGAGGGACGAGAGATGACTGATGGAGACGTAGATGGCAGTATGCAGACAAagtaacgctattgatgtggTAGTGGTAAGTTGCTACGTTTCacctgtctgtttttactttagttaTAATTAAAGAGATGCATTGTCACTATTTAATGTAGTTCTTGTAGCAACAGATTctatttgttcagtttattaTGAGGATGGTACAAACATTATCACATGTGGTTTatcctcttaatacacgcccctattttttatgttgttagcctaaacgacatgcccaagttgggagcagcacagatcccacatagtttgagactcagatatgtgtctggtatcattggaaaggaaacactctcaggattcttgtaaaagtgtctgtgtgattctgtgacttactgacaaagagtggcagaggttacaatgatggggttgtttactcgcccataggtttgcctatacaatgacatgtgtacagacattcagggacctctcagcgagatatagacacaatgaggccacagccacaggtcttggcttcatgcaggcCAAATTATtactaataattattattatttttcaacaggtatgtccatgcgttttccttaggtcctttttagagactccaaatggacacttggttaccaaacacctataacttcacaacccctttgcctacaatcaaaatcttggtctctaatgaaagctgacaccttGAGGAGCCCTGCTACTATTTGGATTTGGTTGTCAGCCAATCTGGAATAGGATGACAGAAGCATTATCACattaaccatattttttttgtttggccatatctatctatctatctatctatctatctatctatctgactgactgactgacggactgactgactgactgactgactgtctgtctgtctgtctgtctatctgtttattttgctataagtcatatgtcaagtcgaagaagaaccaaccgtgtaccaaaatgccgagtgcgtaattatatatggttcaactcttttacgcaccgggcgcacgccggttacgcttggagtttgtttatggacagacaaacttaatagcttagtgtcatacaccgttggaaacctcagactattggctaaaaggttatcaacttcatttcaccgaatatttccataggctggaacagctgtcaatcaaaggcatgtcgtcattgtcgtcggtcacatgtcctcattggctttggaggcatgtacggcctaatcctaaacaccgattggcttgtgcgTGGTgacgtcagaagcaggagaggctcacagtcgtaaacatctagtcacgtgactctgagatggacgtgcaggtcaggaaatgacgtatacggaccgtatatggtttgttatttgtgttattacgctACGTGtcggactaaatacatgttgacatattgaggaaagtatttcggttttatggaaacggatttcatatgtcacaagaatggatacttggcgagctgtacagaaagtcctgagtcataagatgatcgttgtggataaaggcaagactttgaaggtatgtaggcattatagcttttctcacttagctgagtggctagccgagctaatcgctaatactattacggctgtgaggaACCATATGAgtcatgagtggtcttgaatgaatcaggagaatctaagctttctaacaatatatggtatgaatatatatgtttaagggttcgtgtttaaaacattcagaagaacgtgtcgctacctcctaaTATCCGTCCCGTCCCTTAGGCAAACggcgtgcattaagaggttaCAGCATAATGTATTATAGTCACCATTCAAACATTAACTAACCTaatgttttctctttccagCTCCACCAGATGTCTACATATTCACTAAGAAAACCAGAATTGAGTCAAACCTCATGTTGAGCTGCCTGGCCACAGGTTTCTACCCAAAAGACATCATCCTTAACATCAAAAGGAACGACCGCATTCTGACTAGAGAGGACGGGTTGATCTCCTCAGGCGTTCGACCAAATGGAGACGATACCTTCCAAAGAAGAGACAGTGTGGAGATTTTAAAGGGTGACATCGCTTCATTCACATGTGAAGTCATTCACAAAGCATCCAGACTGTTTGTTGAGAAGTCTTGGAGTAAGAAActttattatttcagtttttagttTGTCACAGAGGAACAAAGTTGATCAAACAGTCAGACGATCAGACAGTTTATAACCAAACCTATATTTAATCAGTTATGTGTCATATTGGAGCAGACCTTTTCTATTATCTCAGGGTTAAAGCAGTAAGAGTCTGCCTCAAAAGCTGCTGACTGTCAACTTACTTCTTCACTGGAGGAAATTAGTATattcaaaatgtcttcaaatgtctttattGAAGATGAGGTGGATTCATTCACTGTTAGCGTCACAGTTAGTAGCtacaagagaaaaaacacaacattaagtGGCAAGAACcaagttttttaaattttggacGTTTTAGTAAGAATCATCTTTGCCTCTTTGCATCATTTTCAAAAATCATGACAAACAATAGAGACGAACTGTTTGAAAGGcataacaaaatatatatatttaacacaaTCGTAAGGATAACTTAATACAACATGAGGTGTGGAAGTCAGTAAGATCAGTGGTGTAGGATGTGCATGCATGGTAAGTatggtgtgtgtggatgttgtaTGGTGCATAAAAGAAAACCATAAGAACTAAAACTAAAGCTGCCGCATCACCCGGGAAGGCAGGCGTCTGTCTGCAAGGAAAGAGAGCGAGACAATGAATTAAACCAGATCACTGGGCCCAGGTGCTTCCACTTACCAGATTACCTGGCTGGCCCAACCCACTGCCAACCAGCAATCCACTCACTGTCAAGAATGTCAAAGAATTTTGGcatcaccttcaaagctcttaatggtcaggctccatcatatcttaaagaactgatagtaccttatgtacctactagaacactgcgctcccagcatgcaggtctacatgtggttcctagtatctctaaaagtagaacaggaggcagagcccaTCAGGCTCCTCttctgtggaaccatcttccagatttggtctgGGGGGCAGagaccctccctacatttaagagtggGCTTAAAACTTtgctttttgataaagcttatacttagggctcttagagctcttagtttatgctgctataggcttagactgccgggggacccccatgatgcactgagctcctctctcctcctccctctctctctctacccatccatctatttccattaacattcatgttctattaatgcattcaataagctaaacttcttcctcggagttgtctgtgctttctcgtctcacaggtaatctgggcctggagacgttcagatgacagattccagtcctggaccttctagcttcattgttgattttcattgtgcttctctcctctatccttcctttctctcctctcaaccccaaccggtggaggcagatgttctcccactctgagtctggttctgagggttcttcctgttaaaagggagttttttctcgccactgttgctcatgtgggaatgttgggtctctttaaagttaaaacctgaagagtttggtttagaacctgctctatgtgtaaagtgccttgagataactttgttgtgatttggtgctatacaaataaagattgattgattgattgattgattgaaccaAGTTTTTTGAACTTTTACAtagtttttaaatttcatgttattttgtttttaaattttattttatcactttgaTCACATTATTACTGATTAACACATCTACATGTTATTACTATGCATCAACACTGAGTCACATGAAGCTAAATATTAATGATGTTAAAAGTGAACAGAATGTGAAACTAATATAAATGTTGTCTGTGTTTTAGATCATAAAGTTACtgatgaagaaaacaacatgAGTATTATTGGTGGGGAGATTGGGGGCCCGCTCTTTGTTGTGGTACTCGTGGCTGTAGTACTGGTGGTgttgaagaaaagaaggagactTGGAAGGTATAATagataataatctaataataataattctagCAAAGAAATGAATTGTTCTGTTTTCTTAACAgttgctttttatttctttaaactgCTCAAAAGAATAAGTACACACTGAAACTCTGCTGGCTCCCTCCATCCCAGCATATTTAAAGATGCAGCAGAGGAGTGAACAGGTGGACTGTAGGAGTTGGGGGAGGTACAGAGACATCGATGAGGACAGATTAAGACTGATCACTGCTCAGTGTAGCATGAATAGATGTAGAGCTGGTAGTCAGAGCTAACCGGCtatgagcagctgtgtgtgtgtgtgtgtgtgtgtgtgtgtgtgtgtgtgtgtgtgtgtgtgtgtgtgtgtgtgtgtgtcagcatgtAGCTGCAGCCCTGCAGTTTATCCTGTTCATGTTACTGTCATCAGTCTGAATATCTTGTAAAGCTGTGAATATAGAACAGTCAGTTAACAGCAGGTccatgtgttgtgtttactgccACAGAAAACAACCTTTGGGTTACTTGTATAACTAGGGTTCTCTGAGCAGAACAACATcacctctgcttctctctcatcAGACctccagcagctctgtgtgtgagacacAAACTGAGGCTGCAGTTAGCACAGTGCTGATATTTAGACTTGATGAAGCAGCTGAAATGAAACTTACCTCAGAGTCTTGTCTTTTATGTCACAAATAGAGAATTAGGTTGAACCAAGGTGTCTGTCCCCTCAgagcaggctgcagtcagacatTGTTGATAATgttgaaaattaattaatttttatggTAATAATATTAAGAATTAAtgagtttttttaatgatatgttagccaaaaacaagaacaaacatttaaatgatgttcAAGAGTTTTCATAACTAATATTAGGAATATGCACTGTATCATGTATCTGCCTGAAAAAGAGTAAAAGACTCAGTATTGTGAAAGAGGATTTTAATCATATCACTTGTGTTActaacatggtaaacattagcATGCAACCTTGTTAACATGTACAGTTGGTTTATATGTTGTAGTTGATCAGTGGAAGAACACGTGATGCTGATATTTCACCTTAAAGTAAAACCTTCAGTTATTTATAGGGATTTAATTTGTGCATCTGAAGTCCCAAAAagattgttgtatttttttagtttatatATTATGTGAAAAACATCCATACAGTGCACACAGGTTGTTACCATGTTGGAGCAATATGATGTATTATACATTCATAAAGTGCAACTTCCTCTCATCACCTCAAAGCTGAGAGAATAAAATGTGatcaagttttattttcatcattgaaTTTCATACATTAGAAGTCAGACTGCTCTGGGATTGTCTTCATATTGAATCACAtaacaaaatgcattttcttttcttcacagagtcAGAGTCATCTGTCGGCAGCTTTGGATTTGGTAAGTATGTTTCATGATTGAAAACAGGTTTTACTGATTGAAAGCTGCAGCACACAGGTTCATActtttcagtttcatcagtttgttgtgtttttgtttttgtgccaaCCTAATCCTTTTAGTTAGTCCTGCTCAGACTGGAAACTCTGTACATGAACTTAACTATAGTTACTTtaactgtttttatgtgtgttaacTTTGTGTTTAGAACTGAGAGCTTAAAATCTTTAactgtttattaaaaatcaaaccATTATGTGTGAGTGTAGATTTAAAGATGATGACAGTGATGTTAGGAGATGCTGGTGTTAATGGTGTTAATGGTGTTAATGGAGTTAATGGTGTTAATGATGTTAATGGTGTTAATGGTGTTAATGGTGTAATAGGaaaccataaaaacatttagtaaATATCTGAAACTAGTCTACTATGTATCATCGTTTTTAACATGAAGAAagttttatctctttcttttctgttgaaCTGTGATTAAATTAATTGAAAGTGCAGAAAGCACAGATAGGATATAAGCAGTTATTACAGacattgatgcattttattttcttcacagGGTCCAAGGAGTCTGTGAACAGCGGTGACTCTGGTCAGTCTACTGGTTATGGTAAGTTTCTTCTGTTTATTATTTAGTATCAGGTTTCTGCAAGCAAgagataaattaaacatttaaaacctggTATCTTCATTCCTAGATAATACTTGAGGTGACTGAGAAAATACCATAAATGCATCTTAGCCACACAAGCTACATAGAAAAGCAGCATTAGTGTTTGTATGGAAAGTAACACTTCTGTTCATTGTTGTAGACGGAGGCTCAGACGGCGAGTGATGGCTCCAATGAGTCTCTCCTTAATCAACAACCTGGAGTCTGAGAGAGAAACCAGCTCACCAGGGcagataaatgaaaataaataatgaaataaagtcaGAATTATGAGATAAAGAGCAAAACATTAATGCTTCAAATTTagtaaaataacttaaataaataaatattgcactCTAGATATGTTCGTGTACTTCGTATACAGTGTAGGTGATTGTATTAAACAGATTACAGCTTAAAATAGTTATATGGACTATATACTAATATAGCACTTTATAGTTTTTTTAACCACTCTGATGATGAGGGCTAACACGCAGAGTGCCAAGCTGCTCATCAGGTGGACACTAATTGTTTAAATTATCAGTTATTTTTGTTGTACaaacagtttttcattttattgcatttataaAAAGCATTTTCAAACACAGCTCAGCTTTATGCCAAAAATCTGATTTGATaagataaaaaatgtttgatcattttttaaatcctgtATTAGATAAATAGTTATGATTATATATAGTTTTACTCTGTGATTTTAAGCCTTTTAAACTCTGCTGTGAATGTATTGTAATcaaacagatttattttctttttagtagTATCAGTGATAGAAAGAGTAGTACTGGTGATGACtttgtttaaacttgttttTGAAAATGCACTAAAATATCTCTATTAAACAAATTATCAGTTTATCAGTCTATCAAATCTCCACACAGTACTAAAATCTGCGTCACTGTAGAATtgcaataaaaagatgaattccCCCGATGATAACACTGATTGTCAGACTGTGGtgacaaatataaaacactgacaGCTTGTCTAAAAAAAGTCGgtcatacatttttcattttaactctAATATTAACAATTTAGGAAAGACTCTACATTTAAAGTTGACATTTTTGAATTACTTTAAAACTGATTAAAGTTTTATTCTGTCTCATGTTGTCATGTTGttgatattcttttttttctatgtggACCTGTTTGAATCATATTTGTACTCATGTTATACATCTTCTATGTAATTGCTCTTACTTTTGTGCTTAAATAAATCAGGTTCAGATATTTGTTAATTTGAAGTGGTGTTTTATTGGCtgcataaaatattatatgTCTTCCAGCGTTGTTACTGCTGTAATGTTCTATATTGTGCTCCACAATGTGGCcacagttttaataataatacattttatttatacagcgccTTTCACTGACCCAAGGATGCTTTACATACagaaactaaaaagaaaacagaggaagaagagaaatgttCATGGTAAAGAAAAGTAAGTAAGATGTGAATGTAGAAAAGGAAGGTCAGTCACAGAGAGGTTGAAGGAGAGACGTCTAGAGCTTGTGGGCCATGGCACTGAAGGACCGGCCTCCCAAGGTGGACAGTTTGGTGCGTGGGACGGTGAAATAAATAATACgaataaaacataaatcattaaAAGCAACACTATATTGCTGTATTGTCTCTGAACTctatattatatacattatatcCTATATATTGTGTCTGTATAATGTAATGCAATATTGATATGTAAATGTAAGAGTAATATACACACTACTATAACAatatatctatgtatttgtattCTAAAAAATATAGAGCTTAGTGcatgatgtaatataatataggAATACAGTATAGTTAAgtataatataaattataataacaatatattatttttgtttgttttagtattTATTACAAAAGTATGCAAGTTTAATGATTTCTGACAAAGTTTCCTGAAAACATTGATGTAATTTACAACTAATCATCAAGACAATAAGTTCTGTTTAAGAAAGGCTCAATTTATACCCAATAAATATCTATCAATCATGTACTATTGGAATCTTAAATCACACTCTTAGgttttctatttatttgt is drawn from Scomber japonicus isolate fScoJap1 chromosome 15, fScoJap1.pri, whole genome shotgun sequence and contains these coding sequences:
- the LOC128374574 gene encoding class I histocompatibility antigen, F10 alpha chain-like; amino-acid sequence: MKMRLISVFVLLWTGLTVNSEKHSLMYIYTGFSKPVGLPGIHEFTAMGLLNGRMIDYYDSDIQRKVHKQDWMKERLHADYWEKGTQSRLIKQQWFKDNIDTLIKRMNQTNDDLHVLQWMVGCVGETWSHGTIKFFRGVYMYNYDARNFLSFDDARSVWVATADIAVPTKRKWDPDQDLKEKTKGYLEKECIDWLDKFKVYGKKQMEAAPPPDVYIFTKKTRIESNLMLSCLATGFYPKDIILNIKRNDRILTREDGLISSGVRPNGDDTFQRRDSVEILKGDIASFTCEVIHKASRLFVEKSWNHKVTDEENNMSIIGGEIGGPLFVVVLVAVVLVVLKKRRRLGSVAAAGKRRCDRRAAAGEEASCSGEKKQKDGCS